Proteins found in one Herbiconiux sp. A18JL235 genomic segment:
- a CDS encoding SDR family oxidoreductase, with amino-acid sequence MSHEVASLETLSGMRAVVVGGASGMGLALARALVGRDARVMIGDIETGALDAAAAEIGVGAAVVDVSNRSSTAHFAGLAAAELGGVDLVITTAGVAMLGSLSDTERSDWDWLISVNLFGTINIVDFFVPHLRRTTGRLLITGSVAGVVPEAGMGAYAATKAAVGAYAEVLTEELAVDGIAVTLFLPGPVATRLGSSDRNRRGRPVTSRQETTSPDISDRRWISADDAAANALQALASGVALTTTHPEWREQVVSRHRRIEKSFD; translated from the coding sequence ATGAGTCACGAGGTGGCGTCACTGGAGACCCTGAGCGGGATGCGGGCGGTCGTCGTGGGCGGCGCTTCGGGGATGGGGCTGGCTCTCGCGCGAGCCTTGGTCGGGCGCGACGCTCGGGTCATGATCGGGGACATCGAGACCGGCGCTCTCGACGCTGCCGCCGCCGAAATCGGGGTGGGAGCCGCTGTTGTCGATGTGAGCAATCGGTCTAGCACTGCACATTTCGCCGGCCTCGCGGCAGCGGAACTCGGTGGCGTCGACCTTGTGATCACGACTGCCGGTGTCGCGATGCTCGGAAGCCTCTCTGACACAGAACGGAGCGATTGGGACTGGCTGATCAGCGTCAACCTGTTCGGCACCATCAACATCGTCGATTTTTTCGTTCCGCACCTTCGCCGAACGACGGGCCGGCTTCTCATCACCGGCTCGGTCGCAGGCGTCGTTCCGGAAGCAGGAATGGGCGCATATGCCGCAACGAAGGCAGCGGTCGGCGCCTATGCGGAGGTGCTGACCGAGGAACTGGCCGTGGACGGCATCGCCGTGACACTCTTTCTCCCCGGACCGGTCGCAACCCGTTTGGGTTCGAGCGACCGCAATCGGCGTGGCCGGCCCGTGACATCGCGTCAGGAGACCACTTCGCCGGATATCTCTGATCGCCGGTGGATCAGCGCGGATGACGCCGCGGCGAATGCTCTTCAGGCTCTCGCGTCGGGCGTCGCGTTGACCACGACTCACCCGGAGTGGCGCGAGCAGGTGGTTTCGCGGCATCGACGAATCGAGAAGAGCTTCGACTGA
- the folD gene encoding bifunctional methylenetetrahydrofolate dehydrogenase/methenyltetrahydrofolate cyclohydrolase FolD: MLTQSFIFEKGQVDEGETGVEKMMAEILDGAAVARRVREEVARRVAALRQSADRVPGLATVLVGDDPASEVYVATKRRMSLAVGMAEFHRHLPASSSQHDVAETIRNFARNDAVSGILLQLPLPRHLNAAALISEIPPHKDVDGLTEVNAGRLLLAEPGLRPCTPLGVMELLDSCATPLSGALCAVIGRSNLVGKPVAQMLLQRDATVVMTHSRTRDLRELTRAADVVVAAAGVPGLLTGDAVKEGAAVIDVGIHRTPKGLIGDVDFATVATRAGRITPVPGGVGPMTIAMLLRNTMLAAEGGVR; encoded by the coding sequence ATGTTGACACAGTCTTTCATTTTTGAGAAGGGCCAGGTGGATGAAGGTGAGACGGGCGTGGAGAAGATGATGGCAGAGATACTCGACGGCGCTGCGGTGGCGAGGCGGGTTCGGGAAGAGGTGGCTCGACGAGTCGCAGCCCTCCGGCAGAGCGCGGATCGAGTACCGGGGCTTGCAACGGTGCTGGTCGGCGATGACCCCGCGTCGGAGGTCTACGTCGCGACCAAGCGACGCATGTCGCTTGCCGTCGGAATGGCCGAGTTCCATCGGCATCTTCCTGCGTCGTCATCCCAGCACGATGTCGCCGAGACCATCCGTAACTTCGCAAGAAATGATGCGGTCTCGGGCATCCTGCTCCAGCTTCCCCTTCCCCGACACCTCAATGCCGCGGCGTTGATCAGCGAGATTCCGCCACACAAGGACGTCGATGGCCTCACTGAGGTCAATGCCGGTCGCCTGTTGCTTGCTGAGCCCGGCCTTCGGCCCTGTACCCCCCTCGGCGTGATGGAGCTGCTCGATTCGTGCGCAACGCCGCTGTCCGGCGCGCTCTGCGCTGTCATCGGCCGTTCGAATCTGGTGGGGAAGCCGGTGGCGCAGATGCTTCTACAACGCGACGCCACCGTCGTCATGACACACTCTCGCACCCGCGATCTGCGCGAGCTCACTCGCGCTGCGGATGTCGTCGTAGCGGCGGCCGGTGTCCCTGGTCTGCTGACCGGTGATGCCGTCAAGGAAGGTGCCGCCGTCATCGACGTCGGAATCCATCGAACGCCGAAGGGGCTGATCGGTGATGTCGATTTCGCGACGGTAGCCACGAGAGCTGGGCGTATCACCCCGGTCCCTGGCGGCGTGGGTCCCATGACGATAGCCATGCTGCTCCGTAACACGATGCTCGCCGCGGAAGGCGGCGTCCGATGA
- a CDS encoding methylenetetrahydrofolate reductase has product MTDARTFPTDSPPARLLEDFSVEITGKDADTFIASAGSLPPRTRVNVTFLASETLDVRRAAARTVASHGHLPMPHVAARRLASVDELQNSLSAFADDGTSDSLFVIAGDPATPVGPFDGAADVIEAADLRAHAVTRVGISGYPEGHPDIPDSELDAALDRKVQSIRDQGIRGEFITQFGFDTEPVLRWIEYVRAKGIDWPIRVGVPGPAGIKRLISYASRFGVASSAGIAKKYGFSITNLLGTAGPDRFIEELAARYDESSHGDLKLHFYTFGGLKATAEWIQRFQEPTR; this is encoded by the coding sequence ATGACCGACGCACGAACGTTTCCCACGGATTCACCCCCGGCACGTCTGCTCGAGGACTTTTCCGTGGAGATCACCGGGAAGGACGCTGATACCTTCATCGCCTCGGCGGGCTCACTCCCGCCACGAACTCGGGTGAATGTCACGTTCCTCGCCAGCGAGACCCTTGACGTGCGTCGAGCGGCAGCGCGGACCGTCGCCTCGCACGGGCACCTCCCGATGCCTCATGTGGCCGCCCGCCGGCTCGCAAGCGTGGATGAGCTCCAGAATTCGCTCTCAGCCTTCGCTGACGACGGCACGAGTGACAGTCTTTTCGTCATCGCGGGCGACCCCGCCACACCTGTCGGCCCGTTCGACGGGGCCGCCGACGTCATCGAGGCGGCAGACCTCCGCGCGCACGCGGTGACACGAGTCGGCATCAGTGGATATCCGGAGGGGCACCCCGACATCCCTGATTCCGAGTTGGACGCCGCCCTTGATCGCAAGGTTCAGAGCATCCGCGACCAAGGCATCCGAGGCGAGTTCATTACTCAATTCGGCTTCGACACCGAGCCGGTCCTCCGCTGGATCGAGTATGTACGAGCGAAAGGCATCGACTGGCCCATCCGGGTCGGCGTCCCGGGCCCGGCCGGCATCAAGCGACTCATCAGCTATGCGTCGCGCTTCGGGGTCGCTTCGAGCGCCGGGATCGCGAAGAAGTACGGCTTCTCGATCACGAATCTGCTCGGCACGGCCGGCCCCGATCGCTTCATCGAGGAGCTCGCCGCTCGTTACGACGAATCGTCACACGGCGACCTCAAACTGCACTTCTACACCTTCGGTGGCCTCAAGGCCACAGCGGAATGGATTCAGAGATTTCAGGAGCCAACCCGATGA
- the purU gene encoding formyltetrahydrofolate deformylase yields MSAELQTAPRPAFQNVDRRRPSRACLIVHGTDKPGIVAEITGVIRSHGGNIVSLDQYSDDPDGGDFFQRTVFEIVDLAAIREALESDLQKLISQQLGLVWRISDLDAPKRVAIFVSKSDHCLLDLLWRQRRGELPIHVAMVISNHSDTADDVRSFGIPFFHVPSAGPDKSAAEEEHLRLLRGNVDFVVLARYMQILSGSFIDAVGVPIINIHHSFLPAFIGAGPYARAKERGVKLVGATAHYVTTDLDEGPIIEQDVVRVSHSDTAADLQRRGADVERAVLTRAVEWHAQDRVIRRANHTVVFN; encoded by the coding sequence ATGAGCGCCGAGCTGCAGACGGCACCGCGCCCGGCCTTCCAGAACGTCGATCGTCGGCGACCCTCGCGTGCTTGTCTCATCGTGCACGGCACAGATAAGCCGGGCATCGTTGCGGAGATCACCGGAGTGATCCGATCGCACGGAGGCAATATCGTCTCGCTCGACCAGTACTCCGATGACCCCGACGGCGGGGACTTCTTTCAGCGGACGGTCTTCGAGATCGTCGACCTGGCTGCCATCCGCGAGGCTCTCGAATCCGACTTGCAGAAGTTGATCTCTCAGCAGCTCGGACTGGTGTGGCGGATCTCGGATCTCGATGCGCCCAAGCGGGTCGCCATTTTCGTCTCGAAGTCCGACCACTGCCTGCTCGACCTCTTGTGGCGTCAACGACGGGGTGAGCTGCCGATCCACGTGGCAATGGTCATCTCGAACCACTCCGACACCGCCGACGACGTCCGCAGCTTCGGGATCCCGTTCTTCCACGTTCCCTCAGCAGGTCCCGACAAGTCAGCGGCTGAAGAGGAACATCTGCGGCTGCTCCGCGGCAACGTCGACTTCGTGGTTCTAGCGCGTTACATGCAGATCCTCTCCGGCTCGTTCATCGACGCGGTCGGCGTGCCGATCATCAATATCCACCACTCGTTCCTTCCGGCTTTCATCGGAGCTGGACCGTACGCCCGAGCCAAGGAACGCGGCGTGAAACTCGTCGGCGCCACAGCGCACTACGTCACGACAGATCTCGACGAGGGCCCCATCATCGAACAGGACGTCGTGCGTGTGTCTCACTCGGACACGGCAGCCGACCTGCAACGTCGAGGTGCCGATGTCGAGCGGGCCGTGCTGACCCGGGCCGTCGAGTGGCACGCTCAGGATCGGGTGATCCGTCGGGCGAACCACACGGTCGTCTTCAACTGA
- a CDS encoding folylpolyglutamate synthase/dihydrofolate synthase family protein — protein MPAPRLDPVRRCLRELGDPQKAAPMVHVTGTNGKTSTTRLIEAVLRGHGVRTGMFTSPHLVDVSERICVDAVPVSDDILETVWISVAGVVKAKDARLADAGDPRLTFFEVLVVLAFAVFKHLRVQALVVEVGLGGEWDATNAADGDVAVFTPVDIDHSPLLGSTVAEIARTKAGIIKTGALVVSAAQVVEASREIERAAASKGARFAVEGTDFEVLARELGTAEQIVALRTAAGRLCRVEVALGGAYQAQNIGVAISAAEGLLASGAVMSESRQSLEFDENAVRSGLATVTNPGRFETVLTDPTVIIDAAHNPHGIAATIDAVRQIAGSCTPVVLLAVLRDKDCRAMVARLAQVAETFVITQTSSIRSMSCRELGGLVRWVAPDARIVVVPDPAEAVDRARDLAGSDGLVLATGTVTLMSSVRATRNDDSAGRCQR, from the coding sequence ATGCCGGCACCCAGGCTTGACCCCGTTCGACGATGCCTGCGCGAACTCGGTGATCCCCAGAAGGCTGCGCCGATGGTGCATGTCACTGGCACGAATGGGAAGACGTCCACGACCCGCCTGATCGAAGCTGTGCTTCGCGGACACGGGGTCCGTACGGGAATGTTCACGAGCCCCCACCTCGTAGATGTGTCTGAGCGCATCTGCGTGGATGCAGTCCCGGTGTCGGATGACATCCTCGAAACAGTTTGGATTTCGGTCGCTGGTGTCGTGAAAGCCAAGGACGCCCGGCTCGCAGACGCCGGAGATCCGCGCTTGACATTTTTCGAGGTTCTCGTCGTTCTGGCGTTCGCAGTTTTCAAGCACCTTCGCGTGCAGGCGCTCGTCGTCGAGGTAGGGCTCGGAGGCGAATGGGATGCGACGAATGCAGCCGACGGTGATGTCGCCGTCTTCACCCCCGTGGACATCGATCACAGTCCACTGCTCGGATCGACTGTCGCCGAGATCGCGCGCACGAAGGCTGGGATCATCAAGACGGGGGCGCTCGTCGTGAGCGCTGCGCAGGTGGTGGAGGCTAGTCGTGAGATCGAACGAGCGGCGGCATCGAAGGGCGCTCGGTTCGCGGTCGAAGGGACGGATTTCGAGGTACTCGCCCGTGAGCTCGGAACTGCCGAGCAGATCGTCGCGCTCCGTACGGCAGCCGGTCGGCTCTGCCGCGTCGAGGTGGCTCTGGGGGGTGCATATCAGGCACAGAACATCGGGGTGGCGATCAGCGCAGCCGAGGGACTGTTGGCGTCGGGCGCCGTGATGTCGGAGAGCCGCCAATCGCTGGAGTTCGACGAGAATGCCGTGCGCAGCGGCCTGGCGACGGTGACCAATCCCGGTCGGTTCGAAACCGTGTTGACAGATCCCACAGTCATCATCGACGCTGCCCACAACCCTCACGGAATCGCAGCCACCATCGACGCGGTGAGGCAGATCGCCGGAAGCTGCACCCCGGTGGTGCTCCTGGCAGTTCTGCGCGACAAGGACTGTCGTGCCATGGTGGCGCGCCTCGCACAGGTCGCCGAGACGTTCGTCATCACTCAGACCAGCTCGATTCGATCGATGAGTTGTCGCGAGCTCGGCGGCCTCGTGCGATGGGTTGCCCCGGATGCTCGCATCGTAGTCGTTCCAGACCCCGCGGAAGCCGTCGACCGGGCCAGAGACCTGGCAGGCAGCGACGGCCTTGTGCTCGCCACAGGCACGGTGACGTTGATGAGTTCTGTCCGGGCGACGCGCAACGATGACTCCGCAGGGCGGTGCCAACGATGA
- the folP gene encoding dihydropteroate synthase — MGILNVTPDSFSDGGRFTGLESAVEHAGRLTASGADIVDVGGESTRPGAVPVPTDVELRRVLPVVRALVETGVKVSIDTQKAVVARAALEAGAGIINDVTGGADPEMKSAVAAAGVPVVIAHSRGPSALPGEYSDVSRDVVQDLAARARAFEHAGVEPSSIILDPGLGFSKTPQQNWELLRHLNALQSLGYPVLIGASRKRFLRTFVDTPEPASPELDEVSAMLTAVVLSRFELWGVRTHVPRLARVAQRLVDALDSFEGTAR, encoded by the coding sequence ATGGGCATCCTGAACGTCACGCCCGATTCCTTCAGTGATGGTGGCCGGTTCACCGGGCTCGAGTCGGCGGTCGAGCATGCGGGTCGTTTGACTGCCTCGGGTGCGGACATCGTCGACGTGGGAGGTGAGTCCACTCGCCCTGGAGCCGTGCCGGTTCCAACAGATGTCGAACTCCGTCGAGTCCTGCCTGTGGTGCGTGCCTTGGTCGAGACCGGAGTGAAGGTGAGCATCGACACGCAGAAAGCGGTTGTTGCCCGCGCAGCCCTTGAGGCGGGTGCGGGCATCATCAACGATGTCACGGGCGGAGCCGATCCTGAGATGAAGTCGGCTGTTGCGGCAGCGGGTGTGCCTGTCGTGATCGCACATTCCCGGGGACCCAGCGCGCTGCCGGGTGAGTACAGCGACGTTTCGCGTGACGTGGTACAGGATCTGGCCGCGCGAGCCCGCGCCTTCGAACATGCGGGGGTGGAGCCCAGCTCGATCATTCTCGACCCTGGGCTGGGCTTCTCGAAGACGCCGCAGCAGAACTGGGAGTTGCTCCGACACCTGAACGCCTTGCAGTCCCTCGGATACCCCGTTCTCATAGGTGCTTCGCGCAAACGGTTCCTGCGCACCTTCGTCGACACGCCGGAGCCGGCCTCCCCGGAACTCGATGAGGTCAGCGCAATGCTCACCGCGGTGGTCTTGTCGCGGTTCGAGCTGTGGGGCGTCCGCACGCACGTTCCGCGTCTGGCGAGGGTGGCTCAACGGCTGGTGGATGCGCTCGACTCATTCGAGGGCACTGCTCGATGA
- a CDS encoding anthranilate synthase component I family protein, which translates to MTDGGLAAVGVGALRRVRGACVRIEVPGWFDPQDVFSVLFGAESASFWFEGELIGDSVWMGAASPDSCVAVGNPSTGEVHVTASGRRSRLSGTVSDLLSELRPGDGVKENSLGWVGWVGYDSASLNATLPVRADAREDSVLFVADRVVRFDIAHRRMWIHAVRSDADWVQYALAALQSSAIPVAPRATTEPVSTPGLGPGEYAAAFARVQNAIEHGEVYVTCLTDRLRVIDAGTPAAAFAAIRRSSAGVLRAIIRGGDTTLVSASTETFLAVNGREVVSRPVKGTRARHRDEVLDRAAADQLAVDSKELAENVMIVDLLRNDLSRVCSLGSIDVVELLRVESRAHVHQLVSTIRGNLKEDISLAELLGALLPAGSMTGAPKRAAVGLISEIEASPRGEYAGALGWFGAGGAARLAMTIRTIVFKGSAATIGTGGGVTACSDRGAEQDELVLKAVSLLDAIRPVAVV; encoded by the coding sequence ATGACCGACGGAGGTCTCGCCGCTGTGGGTGTGGGTGCGCTGCGCCGGGTACGTGGCGCCTGTGTGCGCATCGAGGTCCCCGGTTGGTTCGACCCGCAGGACGTTTTCTCCGTGCTGTTCGGAGCAGAGTCGGCATCGTTCTGGTTCGAGGGCGAGCTCATCGGTGACAGCGTCTGGATGGGGGCTGCCAGTCCCGACTCCTGCGTTGCGGTGGGGAACCCGTCGACCGGCGAGGTGCATGTCACAGCTTCCGGCCGGCGCTCGAGGCTGTCCGGAACGGTGAGCGACTTGCTCTCCGAACTACGACCCGGCGACGGCGTGAAAGAGAATTCGCTGGGCTGGGTCGGCTGGGTCGGGTATGACAGCGCCAGCCTGAACGCGACTCTGCCCGTCCGCGCCGACGCGCGGGAAGATTCCGTGCTGTTCGTCGCAGACCGCGTCGTGAGGTTCGACATCGCTCATCGACGAATGTGGATTCACGCCGTACGCAGTGACGCCGACTGGGTGCAGTACGCGCTGGCTGCCCTGCAGTCATCGGCAATCCCGGTAGCGCCGAGGGCCACGACCGAGCCGGTGTCAACACCCGGGCTCGGCCCCGGAGAGTATGCCGCGGCGTTCGCCCGTGTCCAGAACGCCATCGAGCACGGAGAGGTCTACGTGACATGCCTGACCGATCGCCTGCGAGTCATCGACGCAGGAACTCCGGCCGCCGCCTTCGCCGCCATCCGCCGGTCATCGGCCGGAGTGCTCCGCGCGATCATCCGGGGCGGAGACACGACACTCGTCAGCGCATCGACCGAGACCTTCCTCGCTGTGAACGGTCGAGAAGTCGTCTCCCGACCGGTGAAGGGAACACGTGCTCGTCACCGCGACGAGGTTCTCGATCGCGCGGCAGCGGACCAACTCGCGGTTGACAGCAAGGAGCTCGCGGAGAACGTGATGATCGTCGATCTTCTGCGCAACGACCTCTCGCGGGTCTGTAGCCTCGGCTCGATCGACGTGGTCGAACTGCTCCGAGTGGAAAGTCGTGCTCACGTCCATCAGTTGGTGAGCACGATCCGGGGCAACCTGAAAGAAGACATCTCTTTGGCAGAGCTTCTCGGGGCACTTCTCCCGGCTGGCTCGATGACGGGCGCTCCCAAGAGGGCGGCGGTCGGCCTCATCTCCGAGATCGAAGCGTCGCCTCGGGGAGAATACGCAGGGGCCTTAGGTTGGTTCGGGGCGGGCGGCGCCGCCCGCCTCGCGATGACCATCCGCACCATCGTCTTCAAGGGATCGGCGGCGACGATCGGCACAGGCGGAGGCGTGACCGCTTGTTCGGACAGAGGGGCTGAGCAAGACGAGCTGGTCCTCAAGGCAGTCTCGCTGCTCGATGCGATTCGACCCGTGGCGGTGGTGTGA
- a CDS encoding transposase: MQAVTSPPRTYTARFELVSDRFWNSVQHEFPRPAGRPGRRFSDARTMVEAIIYRQRCAIPWRQVPEVFGHWQTIWTWNQRILTDGSWERARAEWRRQSPDEKDPTRPTVQVEMARVHRLATSVARRPHGWVELEFILP, from the coding sequence ATGCAGGCGGTAACATCCCCACCCCGCACCTACACTGCGCGCTTCGAGTTGGTGAGCGATCGGTTCTGGAATTCTGTGCAGCACGAGTTCCCTCGACCCGCGGGGCGACCAGGCCGCCGCTTCTCCGATGCGCGGACCATGGTCGAGGCGATCATCTATCGCCAGCGCTGCGCAATCCCCTGGCGTCAGGTGCCCGAAGTCTTCGGTCACTGGCAGACCATCTGGACATGGAATCAGCGGATTCTCACCGATGGCTCGTGGGAGCGTGCGCGAGCGGAATGGCGACGTCAGTCGCCGGACGAGAAAGATCCGACCCGGCCAACGGTGCAGGTCGAGATGGCACGAGTGCATCGCCTGGCCACGTCGGTGGCGAGACGCCCGCACGGATGGGTGGAACTGGAGTTCATCCTGCCCTGA
- a CDS encoding TetR/AcrR family transcriptional regulator — MIEGDAMSTGVRGPYGKTPQVRRQIIEAAFEIFSASGYRAATMKDVAMKVGMTPKGLNHHFATKEDLLGAVLELRDEVGASRHVPRSAHPSDALDMILAVLRDDAATPHLIELHISLAAEASQNSHPAHQFYADRYNSLREALCGLFAQARAAGKLRSKLEDHSLAALLIAVMDGLQLQWLYDHDAVEVEPVVRSFLEEVAPDLVRPRSLSAAQK; from the coding sequence ATGATCGAGGGAGATGCGATGTCAACCGGAGTACGCGGTCCGTACGGCAAGACGCCACAGGTGCGCCGCCAGATCATCGAGGCGGCGTTCGAGATCTTTTCAGCCAGTGGCTATCGGGCTGCGACCATGAAAGACGTGGCGATGAAGGTGGGGATGACACCCAAAGGGCTCAATCACCACTTCGCCACGAAGGAAGACCTGCTCGGCGCTGTTCTGGAGTTGCGAGACGAGGTGGGCGCGTCCCGCCACGTGCCTCGATCAGCGCATCCGTCTGACGCCCTCGACATGATTCTGGCCGTTCTTCGAGATGACGCCGCGACCCCTCATCTGATCGAGCTGCATATCAGCCTCGCCGCCGAGGCGTCGCAGAACTCCCACCCGGCGCACCAGTTCTACGCCGATCGCTACAACAGTCTGAGGGAGGCCCTCTGCGGTCTGTTCGCGCAAGCTCGTGCAGCTGGGAAACTGAGGTCGAAGCTCGAGGATCACAGCTTGGCGGCCCTGCTGATTGCTGTCATGGACGGGTTACAGCTGCAGTGGTTGTACGACCACGATGCCGTCGAGGTGGAACCCGTCGTGAGGTCGTTCCTCGAAGAGGTGGCCCCGGATCTCGTCCGCCCTCGCTCGCTCTCCGCCGCACAGAAGTAG
- a CDS encoding MFS transporter: MSTTPQRPGDAPTAPETIDGLTQAQALDSGRAPKVSGLFISLLVLANVGGSIALITPLAISLAVRLQQLAPGNEEFLGYITGAGAVVALIMAPLIGTLSDHTRSRFGRRAPYVIGGAVLGLIALFVMAAAPSVVVLGLGWVLTQATWASATGALTFVMADRVPDLQRGKVAGLMGFAGLVAPVVGSIIGASLVTDNYLLFLVPGAVGVVLMVLFGLTVGREDSLTLAPPAQRLSFTVVIRNYLFDPREHKDFAWNWAGRFLFMGGLTIGTTFGTFFIAQRLGATVAEIAGLVALVSIGGVAAAALGALGSGWLSDKIKRRKLLVFLSGVIFAAGAATMAVAPDFSAIIVGSVLMQLATGIFSSVDTAIILDILPSREQNAGRFVGIAQLAVSLAQAIAPIVASLVLTISVIDGEKNYLPLFIIAAAFTLVGGLIVLTRVKGSR; the protein is encoded by the coding sequence ATGTCGACCACCCCTCAGCGTCCTGGTGACGCGCCGACGGCACCGGAGACGATCGATGGACTGACGCAGGCCCAGGCCCTCGACAGCGGTCGAGCGCCGAAGGTCAGCGGCCTCTTCATCTCGCTCCTCGTGCTGGCGAACGTCGGCGGCTCCATCGCGTTGATCACACCGCTGGCGATCTCACTCGCTGTACGTCTTCAGCAGCTCGCACCCGGAAACGAAGAGTTCCTGGGCTACATCACGGGCGCGGGGGCGGTGGTAGCGCTGATCATGGCTCCCCTGATCGGCACTCTGAGCGACCACACTCGAAGTCGATTCGGTCGCCGGGCGCCCTATGTCATCGGGGGAGCCGTTCTCGGCCTGATCGCCCTCTTCGTGATGGCGGCGGCTCCATCCGTCGTCGTCCTCGGTCTCGGATGGGTGCTGACCCAGGCGACATGGGCTAGCGCTACCGGGGCACTCACCTTCGTCATGGCCGACCGGGTCCCCGATCTCCAGCGTGGCAAGGTCGCCGGGCTGATGGGTTTCGCCGGGTTGGTCGCCCCAGTCGTGGGATCGATCATCGGTGCTTCGCTCGTCACTGACAATTACCTGCTCTTCCTGGTCCCCGGCGCCGTAGGAGTGGTGTTGATGGTGCTCTTCGGCTTGACCGTAGGCCGCGAAGACAGCCTCACCCTGGCGCCGCCCGCACAGCGGCTGTCGTTCACCGTCGTCATCCGCAACTACCTGTTCGATCCGCGAGAGCACAAGGACTTCGCCTGGAACTGGGCCGGGCGGTTTCTGTTCATGGGCGGTCTGACGATCGGAACGACCTTCGGCACGTTCTTCATCGCTCAGCGTCTCGGCGCCACCGTCGCCGAGATCGCCGGCCTGGTGGCGTTGGTCTCCATCGGGGGCGTGGCAGCGGCCGCGCTGGGCGCGCTGGGCAGCGGCTGGCTCTCTGACAAGATCAAGCGCCGTAAGCTCCTGGTCTTCCTCTCCGGCGTCATCTTTGCGGCGGGCGCTGCGACGATGGCGGTCGCACCCGACTTCAGCGCCATCATCGTCGGCTCCGTGCTCATGCAGCTTGCGACCGGGATTTTCTCCTCCGTCGACACGGCGATCATCCTCGACATCCTTCCCTCCCGCGAGCAGAACGCCGGCCGGTTCGTCGGAATCGCGCAGCTGGCCGTGTCTCTCGCCCAGGCGATCGCCCCGATCGTCGCTTCGCTCGTGCTGACGATCAGTGTGATCGATGGAGAAAAGAACTATCTACCCCTGTTCATCATCGCGGCCGCGTTCACACTCGTGGGCGGCCTCATCGTTCTCACCCGGGTCAAGGGCTCGCGCTGA
- a CDS encoding glycoside hydrolase family 1 protein, with amino-acid sequence MTEFLWGASTSPHQIEGNNLNSDWWEREQRFPEMFERSGDALDSYHRYREDIGLLADAGLNAYRFGIEWARIEPEEGQFSKAELAHYRRMIDATLERGMTPVVTLHHFTNPRWFADDGGWRDPRAIDRFCRYVEAAATILADVEWVVTVNEPNVYALMSLMDNTMSEEGRAAMADLSVDDLLRAQAAAIPDTELGDILADAHRAAKVILKSATSARVGWTVAGQAFEPTPGNEDEFARVKDAWEDRYLRVSKGDDFVGVQSYTSQKIDSRGVIPHAPHPDNTLTGWAYRPDALGIALRNAWNVTEGTPILITENGIATNDDARRIAYTSEALEHMFAAQVDGLDVRGYLHWSALDNFEWGHWAPTFGLIAVDRTTFERTPKPSLAWLGDIARSGRA; translated from the coding sequence ATGACGGAATTCCTGTGGGGCGCATCGACCTCACCGCACCAGATCGAAGGCAACAACCTCAACAGCGACTGGTGGGAACGCGAGCAGCGCTTTCCCGAGATGTTCGAGAGAAGTGGTGACGCTCTCGACAGCTATCACCGGTACCGCGAAGACATCGGGCTTCTGGCCGATGCAGGCCTGAACGCCTACCGGTTCGGCATCGAGTGGGCGCGGATCGAACCGGAGGAGGGGCAGTTCTCGAAGGCGGAGCTGGCTCACTACCGCCGCATGATCGACGCGACGTTGGAGCGGGGGATGACGCCTGTGGTGACGCTGCACCACTTCACCAACCCGCGATGGTTCGCCGACGATGGCGGCTGGCGCGACCCCCGCGCCATCGACCGCTTCTGCCGCTACGTCGAGGCCGCCGCCACGATCCTCGCCGACGTCGAATGGGTCGTCACGGTCAACGAGCCGAATGTCTACGCCCTGATGTCACTCATGGACAACACGATGAGCGAGGAAGGCCGGGCAGCGATGGCAGACCTCAGCGTGGACGATCTCCTTCGCGCTCAAGCTGCAGCGATCCCCGACACGGAACTCGGCGACATCCTCGCCGACGCCCATCGAGCCGCGAAAGTCATCCTCAAGAGTGCGACCAGCGCACGCGTCGGGTGGACAGTCGCGGGGCAGGCGTTCGAACCGACTCCCGGCAACGAAGACGAGTTCGCGCGAGTGAAGGATGCCTGGGAGGACCGGTACCTGCGGGTATCGAAGGGTGACGACTTCGTCGGTGTCCAGTCGTACACCAGTCAGAAGATCGACTCCCGAGGTGTCATCCCGCACGCGCCGCATCCCGACAACACCCTCACCGGCTGGGCCTACCGCCCAGACGCACTCGGCATCGCGCTGCGCAACGCGTGGAACGTGACCGAGGGAACACCGATCCTGATCACAGAGAATGGAATCGCCACCAACGACGACGCCCGCCGCATCGCCTACACCAGCGAAGCGCTCGAGCACATGTTCGCTGCCCAGGTGGACGGCCTCGACGTACGCGGGTACTTGCACTGGTCAGCGTTGGACAACTTCGAGTGGGGCCACTGGGCTCCCACCTTCGGCCTCATCGCCGTCGACCGCACCACGTTCGAACGCACCCCGAAACCCAGCCTCGCCTGGCTGGGCGACATCGCTCGGAGCGGACGAGCGTGA